The sequence aaaaagttgTTAAGAATCAAAGTGTATGATGTGAAATTAGTTGAGGAGTTGTCTAATGTTAAAAACATAGATACAAAGTTGATGAGTACCTGGTATGCTCCAAGAAGGTGTATGACAATGAAGACATTTGCTATGTTAATAAGCCAAAATGGCTCCTTGAAGCCAGAGCTCATGAGGATGCTGCCAGGAGTGTCTGAGCCAAATGCAGCATAACCAGAGCAGGCGCATAACAGAAAGATAACTGTCATTGTAACTATAGCTATCTTATTTGCCAACTTCATTACTGCATTTTCTGGTGTCGATGACTTCAACGAGTCCTATTTTAATAAATGCCACAAGAATATATTAGTTCCATAGTTATGCTAGAAACACATTCAtgagcagaaaaaaaaaagtttaattattttgttagcctttataattttattaaatttatatatattttttaattagatctctgtattattatttttaattttgtaattaaattttttttatgtcaaAAACGTTAAAATTAACGAAATATTTTTATCGAAAATTATGTAGTCAAAGAtgattaagtttttaattatagaTACTTTCAATTTGTGAAAATATATTCTGTTAATTCTAATAGATAGAGTTGGTTACATGAATTAAACAAAGCTATTGAATTTTATCATATAACATGTTTACAGAAATattgtttacatgtagatctcgtttgaccatctCATGAATGATCTTCTTAAGTCTTTCTCTGCCTTTCACCTAttttccatcttccatctcatccactctCCTGACTGAgtgttctgtcggtcttcttctcacatatccaaaccacttgagacgcgattctactatctttttcattattattatactTTAAAATGAGTAGAGACGAATTAACTCCAAATCCAATTCTATCTGTTCCGCTCAAACACCCATCTCGAAAAAAACTCGACTCGCTCCAATCAGATTATTACCTATTCTGATTGAGTAGGTGCAGGTCGACTACCCTTAAAATTTAGGTACCGGTGCCAAGTCTACTTTCAAGATGGGGTATGATAAATTTGAAGGATTCATATAGTGTAATTAGGGGTATGAATTTGGAGGAGTGTTATTTGATGAGAAAATGTgtttaaacataaaaaaaaatgtcCGAATTGAATGTTTATTTCACAACTATTAAATTTAAAAGGGTTAATACTTAAATTCGTCTCTTAAAGATCACTCATTCTTTGAATTAGTTCTCAAAAtgatttttttagttatattagtctctgaaagataaaatgtaagtcaaattagtccttccgtcagttggatgatgataTGTCACGTTAAGTGTCACGTGGCATGATGACGTGTTACGCCACGTGgcaggtcagtgacacgtggcacttgacatataaaaaagttttttataatcaaaatagtccttgaaagtccaGACGTatgtcattttcatccctaaaattttaaaaattaatcaaactagtctttatataattttttttcataatattaaatttgaaatattttttgatactactaattttaatagaaatgcaATTGATAAACAAAacattagtaattgtatcttttcttcttattttttttttcaaaatctctctgattcttttctattctaaaacatttttcttacattattacattttgctggaatatatatatactcaaaattgaaatgtatgtatttattaacctaaacaaagttatatgctcaaaatcaaaatttatgtatgttgacctaaacaaagttataccactattttttttctactacatctttttttttcCATTACGGTATTACTTATATATAGGATGTAACGGTAGTGATACTTAGAGTCAAAATTTAAGAAGATCCACAAATTTTACTTCAATTCCAAGCCttataaaatattgaaaatttgttgctttattattattattatatatgctaAACGAATTGCTTCTTAAGCGTAATACGTGCaaaaatcataataaatttttgtgtgtttcatatgtttgagatagattatataattttttttaatttcacaaATCAATGagataaaatgaaatagaaaatatTATACATATGCATAACACACGCTACTCCGCACTAGTATATTATATAAATAGATATGCttcatattaaaataaaattccttgtgttttaaacaaaatatttaaaaaattatattagaatATTAAGATTCAAAAAGTGATTTCAtaagataattttatttattaaggtttaaaaaataatattaaaattagtagtatcaaaaaatattttaaatttaatattataaaaaaattatataaggactagtttgattaatttttaaaattttagagatgaaaatgacttacgtctagaCTTTTAatgactattttgattataaaaaacttttttacatgtcaagtgacacgtgtcactgaCCCGCCACGTGGTGtgccacgtcatcatccaactgacggaaggactaatttgacttacattttattttttagggactaatatgactaaaaaaattatttgaagactaatttaaagaatgagtaatctttcagggacgaatttgagtattaacccaAATTTAAAATGAAGTGTAATTATAAATTTGAAACAAGGTATATGCTTCAATTTATTCATACCTGGATATCTATTGCAATTTGACAATAGCTACTTGCAACGGTAATATTTCCTAATGCGACGAGCATATTCCAAATTTTGTCTGGGGTAAATTGTCCCTTGCTTGCAATTAAATAAGTGCTTCTTCCTTTTCCTGTTTTAATACAACATTTCTATTATACATTTTTGTAAACACTAATAGAAGCAatttagagagagaaaaataaacgAATAAACTCTCAAATTGGTTGTTAAAAAATTTCATATCAGATATTTtagtttataataaatttttattctttaaaaattttcaaaaattaattttatcagaTAAANNNNNNNNNNNNNNNNNNNNNNNNNNNNNNNNNNNNNNNNNNNNNNNNNNNNNNNNNNNNNNNNNNNNNNNNNNNNNNNNNNNNNNNNNNNNNNNNNNNNNNNNNNNNNNNNNNNNNNNNNNNNNNNNNNNNNNNNNNNNNNNNNNNNNNNNNNNNNNNNNNNNNNNNNNNNNNNNNNNNNNNNNNNNNNNNNNNNNNNNNNNNNNNNNNNNNNNNNNNNNNNNNNNNNNNNNNNNNNNNNNNNNNNNNNNNNNNNNNNNNNNNNNNNNNNNNNNNNNNNNNNNNNNNNNNNTCGaagacttttaaaaaataaaaaatttttaaggacTAAAATGttcgatcttaaattttttatgaattaatttgattatttattgaaaataaatttataagACCGGATTTAAtttattacttttattatttGACATTTCATAGATATCACGTATGAAAATATGGATAAAAGTATATTTCAAACACATGTAAAATATGAATAAGAAATAGGAAAAATATACCTTGTATTATTGTAGCAAGTGAAAGTCCTATGCCAATAAATGCATATCCAAAAGACATGATTGATGCTATGATTGAGAGCCAAGATATCTTGTGGAAATGTGGAATTTGGGACAAAAAGATTTCAACAATTCCTAAACCAATCATGTATGGATTATTTGAAAAACGACATTCATCAGATGCAACTCCTTTTTTATGGAAGCAATTGATCTTTCGTATTGCCCTGTAGTAGTATTCCACATTTTAAAACAAGTTTGGCTAAaataatgcaaatatcatgaTAACTAAAGTTTTAgaattagagtttaattttaatacatctTATAATATAAAGTGTTTTACACAATTATTTAATTACATCTATTTCTTTAGAGGTTGTGGGTTcgaatctcctatctttggtaaaaaattaaaaaactattCCCCGCGATTAATGTATAACAAAACCTTGTCCACTAGGTGGAGTAGGTTACATGGATCAAACGATGTTATTGAACTCTATCATCTATCATGTTTCCAGAAAAATCGTGTagatgtagatctcgtttgaccacctcatagaCTGTCTTCCTAAATTTTTCTCTACCTTTCgtataaatgataatttttatGCTGATGTGATGTCACATAATTAAACGATTATGTAAAACTATTTATATTcatagtgtatcaaaattaaatttttagaataaaattataCTATTACTATCATTTTATGAGAAATGTTAGAAACAATAACCTTTTATCAATATTAGCCAATATTTTGAGCTAGCACTTTATTTTTaaactattaaaatttaaatttaagatGTATATAATACTgtatattttgaaaattatgtaTAATATTGGTTAAGTGTTGATTTAAAATGATAAATTTTGTTGGTGGTTAGTAACATTATtctaaatgattttttttttcttaatttaactaaatcttatttatttatttgcttcTATACAAATACAAATTATGGTGTAATTGGAAAtaatgtaataataataaaaaaaaaacttacacTATACTTATGGATGTAGTTATTGTGTATCCAATAGTAGCTCCAGTAAGGTTGGTATATTGGACTATTCCACATATCAAGTGCATTCTACCACCTaaaaaattggtaaaaaaaaattaaaattaaaataaaagtgaaaTAAAGTCACATGTAGTGTtataatgaaaaatcaaatttataatttagtTACCTAAGTTAGCTTTTACAGCCTCCATATAAGTGGAATTTCTTTGTCCAGTAACTGAGTCTGGTGATCTATAACAATCAGTTAAAAGATTGGAGGTATAGAGAATAACAGAAGAACAAATTAAGAAAGATAATATGCCAATTATCCATCCTAATTGAGCCATGGCCCATGGTAATGACAAAACTCCAGCACCAATCACTGCTGTTATTATATGTGCAGTTGCAGTCCAAACTGTCCCTGCATGTATAAATATATTCGAATAACGTTAGTTAGTGAGACAATAAGTTAATATGTAATATTTATAATTCTATATTTATTACATCTAATATTATGCATTTATTCTACTAGTAATTAATAAATTCAAACAAAAGTAAAAGAATTATTGCTGCCTTTGACGACCCcttaattactatatatattaaACCAAAGTAGGTGAATTTTTATTAATGTATATGGTAGAAATTAAGGTACAATtaatttcatgtgaagttgataactaaaattcgttaaataatttaagagatttgactaaattattatctaatgactctcaactattaacttcacATGAAACTAACTGCATCTAAATTTTCACCAGATATATACATGTTTTTAATTCTTTGAGTTTTGAGGGCTTTGAACTTTATGGGAGAACCAAGGGTAGTGTTAGTTTTGAAcctatttctattttttcttgtttttaaggTACTTTAAATTTGTTTCCATTACCCATATTTGGGCTCTTTGTGAGGCTCACGAAAGGGGAAAAGAGAGAAGTTAAATCAAAATACAACTCCTAGTTAATTTCATAGAATATaaagaattaaagaaaaacaaataaatagacAATAACTTTGATCATTGTGTAATAATGGAGTACACCATTGCCTCCTTTTGTTTTCCAATAATTAATGAAACTCTCAACCTTCAAGATAAGAGAAAAgagtgcaaaaagaaaaaaaaatacataattgaaTTACCACATACAAGAAACAAAATACCATAAATAAACATACAACAACACTAGAGGGACTAGGGAGTAAAACAAAGCTAATAGAAAGATACATTTATTATTGATGGAAAACATCATTGTTAGTTAGAGTCATATAGAGATAATCATCTTACTCGTTATTACTCATGctaagtccctcaatttgaaacCGACCATTTAGATCTCAACAATAAAACATTTTCATGTCATAATTTTGTCACAAAACATATATATATCAAATGTATTTAACTGGatataaaatctttaaaattctaCAAATCTCAACAAGTTATTGATGATAAAAGTTGCATTGCACATCTAAACCTGTTCCAAGAACATTAATGGCCTCATATACTGTATATGAGAATATTATGCTATTTATTACTATCAATTcagtctaattttttttttgttatctacGGCATTTCAggttaaaaattaattagttGTAGATCGAAAGTCTATTTAATAATTTACTGCACTGCTAGCCAATAGATTACTACATACATAAGATGAGATTCGAATCTCCAATACTTATTTAAGTAAACTAGTAAATTAATCACTAAACCAACCCAAATTAATTCTATCCAGTTATTTTTAGTATCACAAACCTATTTCATATGATATACAGGGGGTTCTAGTTTTGCatgatcataattttttttttcttcgaaACATGTGTCGCCATGTCTTTTCAAGCTTTCAGTTAATTGTGAACATATCAATTCATAACTTGGTtgtcaaacaaaagataaagacaaTAGTGCATTAATTATAAAAAccttaatatttttataaaacttTCAGCACTTCATGTCAAACTCATCCATGTGAAACATGGATTAGTGCTTAATTACAACCGCATTAATAAAGTGTTAATGTATTTCCTTTAGTATAAGAAGGCATTGTAAAAATGCTAAGATGGTCACTATTATGTTAATCAATTTCATTCCTTTTTCAATAAATCAACAGAAAATAGGAAAATGATGTTACAATGAAAAGTGAAACATCACTCTTTTCAcaatagaaaaaaatttattagttacaatttttaatttttatctaatttcattCTTCACTAAAGAAATTCTGCAGTACGCCAAATGAAAGTAAGTGATAATGcccccattattattattatttaaggaGAGATCTAATAAAACtgccaaaacaagaagaaacaaaAACTACAATATAACTGTCACACTCAGAAAGAAAGTGACAAAACGTTAAGATACTGATGagtgaaaaaattaaagaaaattatacCGGTTCTTTTAGGTTTGCCATCATCATCTACAAGAATATCCTCATTTGCAGTAATGCTTACTGATTcaaccatcttcttctttttttgctgctgctgctgctgctttctctttaattaatGACCT is a genomic window of Arachis ipaensis cultivar K30076 chromosome B06, Araip1.1, whole genome shotgun sequence containing:
- the LOC107647548 gene encoding amino acid permease 8-like, yielding MFLVVLASSVTYLQQKKKKMVESVSITANEDILVDDDGKPKRTGTVWTATAHIITAVIGAGVLSLPWAMAQLGWIIGILSFLICSSVILYTSNLLTDCYRSPDSVTGQRNSTYMEAVKANLGGRMHLICGIVQYTNLTGATIGYTITTSISIVAIRKINCFHKKGVASDECRFSNNPYMIGLGIVEIFLSQIPHFHKISWLSIIASIMSFGYAFIGIGLSLATIIQGKGRSTYLIASKGQFTPDKIWNMLVALGNITVASSYCQIAIDIQDSLKSSTPENAVMKLANKIAIVTMTVIFLLCACSGYAAFGSDTPGSILMSSGFKEPFWLINIANVFIVIHLLGAYQVLCQPIYGVVETLAKQQWPSSTFIMEEFSMSIGKVKLNINLFRLVWRTVFVVVVTILAMAMPFFNEILALLGATAYWPLGIYFPVEMFIAKQKLKKRTFQWIGLQTLNAIFMLLAIAVACAAIHGLNESLRKYKPFMYKG